Proteins from a genomic interval of Niabella soli DSM 19437:
- a CDS encoding YceI family protein, which yields MKQTISILSLAVLLAACGGTSSDSAKTEEKKEAAVAAGNAYVIDTVTTTVDWRATHKGGLAPRFGIISINDGTLTVDNGVVTAGNFVINLAALKVDTASVTEPGKKAADLENHLKSPDFFDVAKYPTAKFVITKVAPYDSTQQKSLLPGATNLISGNLTLKDSTLNITFPAQIIIAGNDVTAHAKFTIDRSAWGVHYKTEGSPENWAISKDVELGFTLKANKK from the coding sequence ATGAAGCAAACAATTTCAATCCTTTCCCTGGCCGTATTGTTAGCAGCCTGTGGCGGAACATCCAGCGATTCGGCAAAAACGGAAGAAAAAAAAGAGGCGGCTGTTGCTGCCGGAAATGCTTACGTTATTGATACCGTAACTACAACGGTGGATTGGCGTGCCACCCATAAAGGCGGTTTGGCGCCCCGTTTTGGGATAATTAGTATAAATGACGGCACACTTACCGTTGACAACGGAGTGGTTACCGCCGGTAATTTCGTAATAAATCTGGCGGCCCTTAAAGTTGATACCGCTTCCGTAACAGAACCGGGTAAAAAAGCGGCCGACCTGGAAAACCATCTGAAAAGCCCCGATTTTTTTGATGTGGCAAAATACCCAACGGCCAAATTCGTGATCACCAAAGTAGCTCCTTACGACAGCACCCAGCAGAAAAGCCTGCTGCCCGGCGCTACCAACCTGATCAGCGGTAACCTTACCTTAAAAGACAGCACGTTGAATATTACCTTCCCTGCACAGATCATCATTGCAGGTAACGATGTTACAGCGCATGCAAAATTCACTATTGACCGCAGCGCCTGGGGCGTTCATTACAAAACCGAAGGAAGCCCTGAAAACTGGGCGATCAGTAAAGATGTAGAGCTCGGCTTTACACTTAAAGCCAACAAGAAATAA